One stretch of Corynebacterium auriscanis DNA includes these proteins:
- the dapE gene encoding succinyl-diaminopimelate desuccinylase has protein sequence MEYKQLDLTVDPVQLTADLVDIYSESHHEKTIADLLEPALRSIPNVEVNRHGNTLVARTHRDLGDRIVLAGHIDTVPPADNVPSRRGPDPQTGEDTIFGLGSVDMKSGAACYAQAFATLANSPELTRDMTLVLYEGEEVATEFNGLNHLVTSDPKLLDGKLALLGEPSGGLIEAGCQGTLRVKVTALGKRAHSARSWLGDNALHRLARVLVRVADYEPRDVEVDGLTYKEGLNAVIAESGVATNTIPDEAWAFINFRFAPDRSVDEALQHTFDVLQVGTPDAPAEGFAVEIDDTAAAARPGLDQPAAVSLVKATGGNVRAKYGWTDVARFTALGIPAVNFGPGDPSLCHTRDERCPVAQIEQVHAQLTSFLTA, from the coding sequence ATGGAATACAAACAGCTCGACCTTACGGTCGACCCGGTACAGCTCACCGCTGATTTGGTTGATATCTACAGTGAATCGCACCACGAAAAAACCATCGCTGACCTGCTTGAACCAGCGCTGCGCTCGATTCCCAATGTGGAGGTGAATCGTCACGGGAACACGCTCGTGGCACGAACACATCGAGATCTGGGGGACCGCATTGTGCTAGCCGGGCATATCGACACGGTTCCCCCCGCGGACAATGTGCCTTCGCGGCGTGGTCCAGACCCGCAGACGGGGGAGGACACCATTTTCGGCCTCGGCAGCGTGGATATGAAATCCGGCGCGGCTTGTTATGCCCAAGCTTTTGCCACCTTGGCCAACTCTCCGGAGCTCACGAGGGACATGACCTTGGTTCTCTACGAAGGCGAAGAAGTGGCAACGGAGTTTAATGGCCTGAATCACTTGGTCACTTCCGATCCGAAATTGCTCGATGGCAAGCTGGCCTTACTGGGTGAACCCAGCGGTGGGTTGATTGAAGCAGGGTGCCAGGGAACGCTGCGCGTGAAAGTAACCGCGCTGGGCAAACGCGCGCACTCCGCGCGGTCCTGGCTGGGGGATAATGCTTTGCACCGCCTTGCGCGCGTGCTAGTCCGAGTCGCCGACTATGAACCACGCGATGTTGAAGTTGACGGCCTGACATACAAGGAGGGACTCAATGCAGTCATCGCCGAATCCGGCGTCGCCACGAACACCATTCCGGACGAGGCCTGGGCCTTCATCAACTTCCGCTTCGCCCCGGATCGCAGTGTGGACGAAGCCCTGCAGCATACCTTCGATGTGCTACAGGTGGGTACTCCCGATGCGCCCGCGGAGGGATTCGCCGTGGAAATTGACGACACGGCGGCTGCGGCGCGCCCGGGGCTGGATCAGCCCGCTGCAGTCAGCCTCGTTAAGGCCACCGGGGGCAACGTGCGAGCGAAGTACGGTTGGACTGACGTGGCACGGTTCACCGCGCTGGGTATCCCCGCCGTGAACTTCGGACCTGGCGATCCCAGCCTGTGCCACACTCGCGATGAACGCTGCCCTGTGGCACAAATTGAGCAGGTGCATGCGCAGCTGACCAGTTTCCTCACTGCGTAG
- a CDS encoding DivIVA domain-containing protein, translating into MFWLLSFAGGVLVAALLTFLLGNVFGRGEEFPDVKKGPASQEHWRNLTQAPVTAASVTKVQFSLGLRGYRQDEVDAYLENVHARLAELENAARTDNQSSPHAPLKEEN; encoded by the coding sequence ATGTTTTGGTTGTTGTCCTTCGCCGGTGGCGTGCTTGTGGCTGCGTTGTTGACGTTCCTTCTGGGGAACGTCTTCGGGCGTGGGGAAGAGTTCCCTGATGTGAAGAAAGGGCCTGCTTCACAAGAGCACTGGCGTAATCTCACTCAGGCTCCAGTGACGGCCGCTTCGGTCACCAAGGTCCAGTTTTCCTTGGGGTTGCGAGGCTACCGACAGGATGAAGTGGACGCCTACCTTGAAAACGTTCATGCCCGTTTGGCGGAGCTGGAAAACGCTGCCCGCACTGACAACCAATCTTCACCACATGCGCCGTTGAAGGAGGAAAACTAA
- a CDS encoding leucyl aminopeptidase family protein: protein MPTTAPIPSIPQRVVELTAGERLESSEIIEVSILSSDAAQSPGMEIQADGSFVYGLKGSRLALLDLTHAEDFEDDGWRAAGADIVRRLSTLIQGHPVRAKKHLVQVSVPANVSADKLRSLAIGMTVGNHTFVTTNKRRKPKVRRAHIVLPGNGKSATSEHLANAVKTGARLGAATCLARDLANAPANVKSPEWFARQAKKAVNDIEGVKVRIRDEEWLQQKGFGGILAVGQGSVRPPRLVELVWDPERIGQKRRRKTVVLVGKGVTFDTGGISIKPSANMDSMRTDMTGGASVLSAFQALAEMQVPRKVVALIPMAENMPSASAFRPGDVIEHYGGLTSEITNTDAEGRLLLADAVNYGARKHKPAAVVSIATLTGAAKVALGLRTGAVFAPDWGVGVKLSRRGASVGERWWPMPTPEYVEDDVDSKIADVRQCPPGPGATTAAMFVRRFTRGVAHVHLDIAGPGRAEGIYDEITPLGTGFGARTLIQWLSR, encoded by the coding sequence GTGCCCACTACTGCCCCCATACCCTCGATCCCGCAAAGAGTTGTTGAATTGACCGCGGGGGAGCGCCTCGAGTCCAGCGAGATCATTGAGGTTTCCATTCTTTCCTCCGACGCCGCCCAGTCCCCAGGCATGGAAATCCAAGCCGATGGGTCGTTCGTTTACGGACTCAAAGGTTCGCGCCTGGCGCTATTGGATCTGACCCACGCGGAGGACTTCGAGGACGACGGTTGGCGCGCTGCGGGTGCAGATATAGTTCGCCGTCTGAGCACCCTGATTCAAGGCCACCCAGTCCGTGCCAAGAAACACCTGGTGCAGGTGAGCGTTCCCGCGAACGTCAGTGCGGATAAGCTACGTTCTTTGGCTATTGGGATGACGGTGGGAAACCACACGTTCGTCACCACCAATAAACGTCGAAAGCCCAAGGTTCGTCGCGCCCACATCGTTTTGCCGGGTAACGGCAAATCGGCAACGTCCGAGCACCTAGCGAACGCCGTGAAAACCGGAGCGCGTTTAGGTGCGGCGACGTGTCTGGCCCGGGACTTAGCCAACGCTCCGGCAAATGTGAAATCGCCGGAGTGGTTCGCGCGACAAGCTAAGAAGGCCGTTAATGACATCGAGGGCGTGAAGGTACGCATTCGTGACGAAGAATGGCTGCAGCAAAAAGGCTTCGGTGGCATCCTGGCGGTGGGGCAGGGCTCTGTGCGTCCACCGCGGTTGGTGGAACTGGTGTGGGACCCAGAACGAATTGGGCAGAAGCGCCGGCGCAAGACCGTCGTGCTGGTTGGCAAGGGTGTGACCTTCGATACTGGCGGTATTTCCATCAAACCCAGCGCGAACATGGATTCCATGCGCACGGACATGACTGGAGGAGCCAGTGTACTGAGCGCCTTCCAAGCGCTTGCCGAGATGCAGGTACCCCGCAAGGTCGTGGCACTGATTCCAATGGCAGAAAACATGCCCAGCGCATCGGCCTTCCGTCCCGGGGACGTGATCGAGCACTACGGTGGTCTGACCAGCGAAATCACCAACACAGATGCAGAAGGTCGTTTGTTGTTGGCGGATGCCGTGAATTACGGCGCACGTAAGCACAAGCCGGCAGCAGTGGTTTCCATCGCTACATTGACTGGCGCAGCCAAGGTTGCGCTGGGCTTGCGAACCGGTGCCGTGTTTGCACCCGATTGGGGTGTGGGTGTGAAGTTGTCGCGCCGGGGTGCTTCAGTTGGCGAGCGATGGTGGCCGATGCCCACGCCGGAGTACGTAGAAGACGATGTGGATTCCAAAATTGCAGACGTGCGTCAGTGCCCGCCGGGACCAGGAGCAACTACTGCGGCAATGTTCGTGCGCCGCTTTACCCGGGGCGTGGCCCATGTCCACCTGGATATTGCCGGACCCGGGCGTGCGGAGGGCATTTACGATGAGATCACCCCGCTGGGTACCGGTTTCGGCGCCCGTACGCTCATTCAGTGGTTGAGCCGCTAG
- a CDS encoding TIGR00730 family Rossman fold protein — MTPPQETRYRGPVILRGRQREDGETSTTDQRLLRDQQETDWLHTDPWRVMRIQAEFIDGFGALAKLPKAITVFGSARIKEGHPYYETGVQLGEAIHKAGYATITGGGPGLMEAPNRGAQEAGGMSIGLGIELPMEQGLNRWVDMGINFRYFFVRKTMFLKYSQAFICLPGGFGTLDELFESLVMVQTGKIQRFPIILIGSEFWGGLVDWIRTRLVDEGMISPEDVDLFYVTDDPLEAVRICQDTHNGQVESLEEEKEKLREQQRQVQRRIDNLTRGDHFDDPAQPH; from the coding sequence ATGACTCCCCCTCAAGAAACCCGCTACCGTGGCCCCGTGATCTTGCGGGGGCGACAGCGCGAAGATGGCGAAACGTCGACCACAGATCAGCGACTGTTGCGCGACCAGCAAGAAACTGACTGGTTGCATACAGACCCGTGGCGTGTGATGCGAATCCAAGCGGAGTTCATCGACGGATTCGGTGCGCTGGCGAAGCTACCGAAAGCCATCACGGTATTCGGATCCGCGCGTATCAAGGAAGGACATCCCTACTACGAGACGGGTGTGCAGCTGGGCGAGGCGATCCACAAGGCCGGCTATGCCACCATTACCGGTGGTGGCCCAGGATTGATGGAAGCCCCCAACCGCGGCGCGCAGGAAGCCGGGGGCATGTCCATTGGCCTAGGCATTGAGTTGCCTATGGAGCAGGGACTCAACCGTTGGGTCGATATGGGCATCAACTTCCGTTACTTCTTCGTGCGCAAAACGATGTTCCTGAAGTACTCGCAGGCGTTTATCTGTCTGCCCGGTGGTTTCGGGACCTTGGATGAGCTGTTTGAATCCCTAGTGATGGTGCAGACCGGCAAGATCCAACGTTTCCCCATCATTCTGATCGGCAGCGAATTCTGGGGCGGACTGGTGGACTGGATCCGCACTCGTCTCGTGGATGAGGGCATGATTTCACCCGAGGACGTGGATCTGTTCTACGTCACCGACGATCCGCTGGAGGCTGTTCGGATCTGCCAAGATACCCACAATGGCCAGGTGGAATCGCTGGAAGAGGAAAAGGAAAAACTACGCGAACAGCAGCGACAAGTGCAGCGTCGGATCGATAACCTAACTCGCGGCGACCATTTCGACGATCCAGCACAACCGCATTAG
- the glgA gene encoding glycogen synthase has protein sequence MRIAMLTKEYPPEIYGGAGVHVTELVRHMRELETVDVHCMGGPRQEENVYVHGVDPELKNANASVQTLSTGLRMANQLNAGGPVDVVHSHTWYTGLGGHVGALLNEIPHVATAHSLEPHRPWKREQLGGGYLVSSWSEKNAMEKADAVIAVSAKMKEAILDAYPAIDPDRIHVVLNGIDSQLWQPRPIFAEAAETTGRSVLQEIGVDPSRPIVSFVGRITRQKGVPHLLRAIRHMDSEIQVVLCAGAPDTPEIEAEVTGLVEELQSSRDGVFWVKEMLPKENLQEILTASDVFLCPSIYEPLGIVNLEAMACGTAVVASDVGGIPEVVVDGSTGTLVHYDAHEAEAFEQDLARATNDLVADRHKVRAFGQAGRDRAVDTFSWATIAQQTVDVYRSLL, from the coding sequence ATGCGTATCGCGATGCTGACCAAAGAATACCCACCGGAGATTTACGGCGGAGCCGGCGTGCACGTTACCGAATTGGTACGGCACATGCGTGAATTGGAGACTGTCGACGTCCACTGCATGGGTGGTCCTCGCCAAGAAGAAAACGTCTACGTTCATGGCGTGGACCCAGAATTGAAAAACGCCAATGCTTCCGTGCAGACCCTCTCCACGGGTCTGCGCATGGCAAACCAGCTCAATGCAGGTGGGCCCGTAGATGTGGTGCATTCTCACACGTGGTACACCGGCCTCGGTGGCCATGTTGGCGCGCTGCTTAATGAGATCCCGCACGTAGCCACCGCGCACTCCCTAGAGCCACACCGCCCGTGGAAGCGCGAACAGCTCGGGGGAGGCTACCTAGTGTCCTCGTGGTCGGAAAAGAACGCAATGGAAAAAGCCGATGCAGTAATCGCGGTCTCAGCCAAGATGAAAGAGGCGATTCTAGATGCCTACCCAGCCATCGATCCGGATCGCATTCACGTAGTACTCAACGGCATTGATTCGCAGTTGTGGCAGCCCCGCCCCATTTTCGCCGAGGCCGCAGAGACCACGGGCCGCTCCGTCTTGCAGGAAATTGGTGTTGACCCCTCCCGCCCCATCGTCAGCTTCGTCGGTCGCATCACGCGCCAAAAGGGTGTACCACACCTATTGCGTGCGATACGCCACATGGATAGCGAGATCCAGGTTGTCTTATGTGCAGGCGCACCGGACACCCCGGAAATCGAGGCGGAGGTTACCGGCTTGGTCGAAGAGCTGCAGTCCAGCCGCGATGGCGTGTTCTGGGTCAAGGAAATGCTACCCAAGGAAAACTTGCAGGAAATCCTCACGGCGTCCGATGTATTCCTCTGCCCTTCCATCTATGAACCCCTCGGCATCGTGAACTTGGAGGCCATGGCCTGCGGAACGGCAGTTGTCGCATCGGATGTGGGTGGCATTCCCGAGGTTGTGGTGGATGGCTCCACCGGCACTTTGGTTCATTACGACGCCCACGAGGCCGAAGCCTTCGAGCAGGACTTGGCTCGCGCTACCAATGACCTGGTTGCCGACCGCCACAAAGTACGCGCTTTTGGGCAGGCTGGGCGTGACCGCGCTGTGGATACTTTCAGTTGGGCCACGATCGCTCAACAAACTGTGGACGTATACCGTTCGTTGCTGTAG
- a CDS encoding helix-turn-helix domain-containing protein, producing MSYTPDPAVVAAFDLIANHRYSALHAAQATGCTDRALRDYITSQGARLARGRGGGGLATHKTTTQMMVMFLACAGRSDHDIAARTGVHPVTVYRWVHNSVMPVPRPSVSSTSNRDQPIVLSVDPVVVNYQPATVKVGRGMRLTAFDRVYIKFCLDQSYSIRRTARQLGRHPSVISREVTRNSIDGVYHPLIAQQRSIDAAKRPKPRKLDAHTTLRRIVIRLLEPAGLTETYRS from the coding sequence ATGTCCTACACTCCCGATCCTGCTGTTGTTGCTGCTTTCGACCTGATCGCGAACCACCGCTACAGCGCACTGCACGCAGCCCAAGCCACTGGCTGTACCGACCGTGCGTTGCGGGACTACATCACAAGCCAAGGTGCGCGCCTTGCGCGGGGACGTGGTGGTGGTGGTCTTGCCACCCACAAGACAACCACCCAGATGATGGTCATGTTCTTAGCATGTGCTGGGCGAAGTGATCACGATATTGCCGCCAGAACTGGTGTCCACCCAGTTACCGTGTACCGGTGGGTACATAATTCTGTCATGCCTGTGCCCCGCCCGTCGGTATCGTCGACAAGTAACCGTGATCAACCCATTGTGTTGTCAGTAGACCCCGTGGTGGTGAATTATCAGCCAGCGACAGTCAAAGTCGGCCGGGGTATGCGCTTAACCGCGTTCGACAGGGTCTACATCAAGTTTTGCCTAGATCAGAGTTATTCCATCCGCCGCACCGCCCGACAACTCGGCAGGCATCCCAGCGTGATCAGCCGCGAGGTCACCCGCAACAGTATCGACGGGGTGTATCACCCACTGATAGCCCAGCAACGCAGCATCGATGCAGCCAAACGCCCGAAACCGCGAAAACTTGATGCTCATACCACGTTACGACGTATCGTCATTCGACTGCTTGAACCGGCAGGTCTCACCGAAACGTATCGTAGCTAG
- a CDS encoding GH32 C-terminal domain-containing protein, whose product MENSLRLNRPELHITAETGVLEAPAGAIFADGAIHVFHQFRPTPTSGAKWAHQVASSVAYDWDVCDDVLAPEGDEIDILAGSSVGTDEGVELFFVSTTADQSEATGRGELLGSEIDHGDKGARQFQIQRAAIDNISEMIDVSDDPSTIDPHVRRLGPISIDDSAYAVRNLVTPCVIPHEQFGGWVMVALALEGETEARIVVLSSTDRQNWKVEGPLQLEGNAKLPTSRPFAPRIVRMDDVVTGEAKDVVVVTFPNESTPSRETAGYLVGTLQGNTLHVSTDFRPLDFGPDFTRPRIIQGESTVMFGLVGTHPQAVGVDSWANCLSAPRHLTLADGKLYQDIVGAPAAVRGFSDYGIIYTAQLDASQGKVVADLVNQDGKVVLTITYAANEISIARNGVNTVSAPLDDADSDTLAIFVDGPVCEVFADGGSATLTSTVLSEQPASAIEVKAHDGAKVIASMRTKGKEIQRRNAGLTSPEEQERFMREALLADRELATGVDEEL is encoded by the coding sequence ATGGAAAACTCCCTCCGCTTAAACCGCCCGGAGTTGCACATCACTGCAGAAACCGGTGTGCTCGAAGCTCCGGCTGGCGCCATCTTCGCCGATGGCGCCATTCACGTGTTCCACCAGTTTCGGCCCACCCCGACTTCCGGGGCGAAGTGGGCGCACCAGGTAGCTTCCTCCGTGGCCTACGACTGGGACGTTTGCGATGATGTTCTGGCCCCCGAAGGCGATGAAATCGATATCCTAGCCGGATCGTCGGTAGGCACGGACGAGGGCGTCGAACTATTTTTTGTTAGCACCACTGCCGACCAGAGTGAGGCAACCGGTCGCGGTGAGCTTCTAGGGTCAGAGATTGACCACGGGGATAAAGGGGCGCGCCAATTCCAGATCCAGCGTGCAGCGATCGACAACATCTCAGAAATGATTGATGTTTCGGACGATCCGTCCACAATCGACCCGCACGTCCGCCGCTTAGGCCCCATCTCGATTGACGATTCAGCCTACGCAGTACGCAATCTAGTGACACCGTGTGTGATCCCCCATGAGCAATTCGGTGGCTGGGTCATGGTGGCGTTGGCTCTGGAGGGTGAAACCGAAGCACGTATCGTGGTGTTGAGCTCTACTGATCGCCAGAACTGGAAGGTTGAGGGGCCATTGCAGCTTGAAGGGAACGCAAAGCTGCCCACGAGCCGACCATTCGCACCGCGCATCGTCCGAATGGACGATGTTGTAACCGGTGAGGCCAAGGATGTCGTTGTGGTGACCTTCCCCAACGAATCTACGCCGTCGCGCGAGACCGCTGGCTATCTAGTGGGAACACTGCAGGGCAACACCCTGCACGTCTCCACCGATTTCCGACCGCTCGATTTCGGTCCGGATTTCACTCGACCTCGCATAATCCAAGGCGAAAGCACCGTTATGTTTGGTCTAGTAGGAACGCATCCGCAAGCTGTGGGTGTGGACTCGTGGGCCAACTGCCTATCGGCGCCCCGTCATCTGACATTGGCCGATGGCAAGCTCTACCAAGACATCGTGGGTGCTCCCGCTGCCGTTCGCGGGTTCTCCGACTACGGAATCATCTACACCGCGCAACTGGATGCTAGCCAGGGCAAGGTCGTGGCCGATCTAGTTAACCAAGACGGGAAGGTAGTGCTGACGATCACCTACGCGGCAAACGAAATTAGTATTGCCCGTAACGGGGTGAACACAGTCAGTGCGCCTTTGGACGACGCGGACAGCGATACCTTGGCGATCTTCGTTGACGGGCCGGTGTGTGAAGTATTCGCTGATGGCGGGTCTGCCACGTTGACCAGCACGGTACTCTCCGAGCAACCCGCTAGTGCCATTGAAGTCAAAGCGCACGATGGCGCAAAGGTCATCGCCAGCATGCGCACTAAGGGCAAGGAAATCCAGCGACGCAACGCTGGACTAACTTCGCCAGAGGAGCAAGAGCGCTTTATGCGCGAAGCTCTGCTCGCGGACCGCGAGCTCGCAACGGGCGTGGACGAGGAACTGTAG
- a CDS encoding methyltransferase domain-containing protein: protein MLEDVIDLLADPVDGTALAAGDDKWKTLVSESGHSYDIARQGYVTLAGGSGLRYSGDDASMIDARETFLSGGHFAPFVEAVTHSVEEVLDEAGVSTDAKPGIVEIGAGTGYYLAHLLDTVEGARGIGVDVSTAAAKRLAHAHPRVGAVVADAWSRLPIRDASVDAITVIFAPRNAAEFARILKPQGEVVVLTADRGHLSELREPLGILDVEDGKVQRMISQASGHLTPVGPSQPVEFTMRLDQASIAAQIGMSPSARHIHPDVLQQRIEALPHVMEVTARALITRLKKS from the coding sequence GTGCTGGAAGACGTCATTGACCTGCTGGCGGATCCCGTCGATGGCACCGCCTTAGCCGCGGGGGACGACAAGTGGAAGACGTTGGTCTCTGAATCGGGTCATAGTTATGACATTGCTCGCCAAGGTTATGTCACCCTAGCCGGGGGCTCTGGCCTGCGGTATTCAGGCGACGATGCTTCCATGATCGACGCCCGCGAGACATTCCTTTCCGGTGGCCACTTTGCACCCTTTGTGGAAGCGGTCACGCACTCCGTTGAGGAAGTCCTTGACGAGGCCGGAGTATCAACGGATGCCAAGCCGGGCATCGTGGAGATCGGTGCTGGCACCGGTTACTATTTGGCGCACTTGCTCGACACCGTGGAGGGTGCCCGAGGAATTGGTGTTGATGTGTCCACGGCTGCGGCTAAGCGCCTCGCGCACGCACACCCGCGCGTGGGGGCCGTGGTGGCGGACGCGTGGTCTCGCCTTCCTATCCGCGACGCTAGCGTGGATGCCATCACCGTTATTTTCGCACCCCGCAATGCGGCTGAATTCGCCCGTATCCTAAAGCCTCAGGGCGAGGTAGTGGTACTCACCGCGGACCGTGGGCACCTATCGGAGCTACGCGAGCCCTTGGGCATCCTGGACGTGGAGGACGGTAAGGTACAGCGCATGATTTCGCAAGCTTCGGGGCACCTCACGCCTGTCGGGCCATCCCAGCCCGTGGAATTCACCATGCGTTTGGACCAGGCCTCCATTGCCGCGCAGATCGGTATGAGCCCGTCGGCCCGCCACATTCATCCAGATGTTTTGCAGCAGAGGATTGAGGCTCTTCCCCATGTCATGGAAGTGACCGCCCGTGCGCTCATTACTCGTTTAAAGAAATCTTAG